In the genome of Deinococcus deserti VCD115, one region contains:
- a CDS encoding ABC transporter permease codes for MTTTSAPLTVNKKSRWQLFWTSPAMRKLRRNPLALTGLFITLLFGLMALFAPLIAKPTGDCLRDLGLTSASQVTNPANGAFWRAILAPPASCYKMERVSFAQEPKPASEITGTFAPFGTVNGYNIFYGLVWGTRTALKMSFIIVAITLTIGVIIGAISGYYGGWIDNLIQRFIDVLFALPPLILTVVLLTILRAKNPGGDPTGPIILAFSVAGWASYAKIIRGDVLRTRQLEYVDAARGLGARDPRLILKHVVPNSVAAVFTIAVLDLATVPLSVAALSFLGLGFEPGSSEWGQLVDFSRAWLKPEYWYALAYPAAFIITFSLAFNLFGDGLRDAMDPKSR; via the coding sequence ATGACGACCACCTCTGCCCCTCTGACCGTGAATAAAAAGAGCCGCTGGCAATTGTTCTGGACCAGCCCGGCCATGCGCAAGCTACGCCGTAACCCGCTGGCCCTTACAGGTCTGTTTATCACGCTGCTGTTCGGGCTCATGGCCCTGTTTGCGCCGCTGATTGCCAAGCCCACTGGCGACTGTCTGCGTGACCTCGGGCTCACCAGCGCAAGTCAGGTCACCAATCCGGCCAATGGAGCCTTCTGGCGTGCCATTCTTGCTCCGCCGGCAAGCTGCTACAAAATGGAGCGGGTCAGTTTCGCCCAGGAGCCTAAACCTGCCAGCGAAATTACCGGTACCTTTGCTCCGTTCGGCACTGTCAACGGGTACAACATTTTCTATGGCCTGGTCTGGGGAACCCGCACTGCGCTGAAGATGTCGTTCATCATCGTGGCGATCACCCTGACGATCGGCGTGATTATCGGGGCAATCAGCGGCTATTACGGCGGCTGGATCGACAACCTGATCCAGCGCTTCATTGACGTGCTGTTTGCTCTGCCACCTCTGATCCTGACGGTGGTACTGCTGACCATCCTGCGCGCCAAAAACCCAGGGGGGGATCCAACAGGACCTATCATCCTGGCGTTCAGCGTGGCCGGTTGGGCGAGCTACGCCAAGATCATTCGCGGTGACGTGCTGCGAACCCGCCAGCTGGAGTATGTGGACGCAGCGCGCGGTCTTGGTGCCCGCGACCCGCGCCTGATCCTGAAGCATGTGGTTCCCAACAGCGTGGCCGCTGTGTTCACCATTGCCGTGCTGGACCTCGCCACCGTGCCTCTGAGTGTGGCGGCGCTGTCCTTCCTGGGCCTGGGGTTTGAACCTGGATCTTCTGAATGGGGTCAGCTGGTGGACTTCTCGCGTGCGTGGCTGAAGCCTGAGTACTGGTACGCACTGGCCTACCCGGCTGCGTTCATCATCACGTTCAGCCTGGCGTTCAACCTGTTCGGTGACGGCCTGCGCGACGCAATGGACCCCAAGAGCCGTTAA
- a CDS encoding D-alanine--D-alanine ligase family protein, with protein MKKRILLLAGGQSGEHEVSLMSARSVLAALPRDQFDVTPVVISKQGRWLPPTGTQKALETGEAPGGGDLVLHRVASAEGYDAVFPLLHGPMGEDGTIQGLLTLAGIPFVGSGVLGSAVSMDKVMTKQVLASAGIAQVEWRLALRREWRSQPEVVTARATELGFPLFVKPANLGSSVGISKVSHTDDLQAALDLAFSLDRRVILEAMTSHKPREVEVGILGNDAPVASPVGELSFDSEFYDYETKYTEGRAQMHIPARMPRDMSERVREMALQAFRALDCAGLARVDFFYVEETGELFLNEVNTMPGFTTTSMYPKLFEAAGIGYSELVTRLVTLALEER; from the coding sequence GTGAAGAAGCGCATCCTGCTGCTGGCGGGCGGTCAGTCCGGTGAACACGAAGTCAGTCTCATGAGCGCCCGGAGCGTGCTGGCCGCGCTCCCCCGTGACCAGTTTGATGTCACGCCGGTGGTGATCAGCAAGCAGGGCCGCTGGCTGCCTCCCACCGGCACCCAGAAGGCGCTGGAAACCGGAGAAGCTCCTGGTGGGGGAGACCTGGTGCTGCACCGCGTGGCGAGTGCAGAAGGATATGACGCCGTCTTTCCTCTGCTGCATGGACCCATGGGTGAGGACGGCACCATCCAGGGACTGCTGACGCTGGCAGGAATCCCCTTCGTCGGAAGTGGCGTGCTGGGGTCGGCCGTCAGCATGGACAAGGTCATGACCAAACAGGTGCTGGCTTCCGCCGGAATCGCTCAGGTGGAGTGGCGGCTGGCACTGCGCCGCGAGTGGCGGAGTCAGCCCGAAGTGGTGACGGCGCGTGCAACCGAGCTTGGCTTTCCATTATTCGTCAAGCCGGCCAACCTGGGCTCCAGCGTGGGCATCAGCAAGGTGTCGCATACAGATGACTTGCAGGCGGCACTGGATCTCGCCTTCAGTCTGGACCGCCGGGTCATTCTGGAGGCCATGACCTCTCATAAACCCCGCGAGGTCGAAGTTGGCATTCTCGGCAACGACGCACCCGTGGCCAGCCCGGTCGGGGAACTGAGCTTCGATTCGGAGTTTTACGACTACGAAACCAAATACACCGAAGGCCGCGCCCAGATGCATATCCCGGCCCGCATGCCACGCGACATGAGCGAGCGCGTGCGTGAGATGGCCCTTCAGGCGTTCCGTGCACTGGACTGTGCTGGTCTGGCGCGTGTGGATTTCTTTTATGTCGAAGAAACTGGCGAGCTGTTCCTGAACGAGGTCAACACGATGCCAGGCTTCACTACCACCAGTATGTATCCCAAGCTGTTTGAGGCCGCTGGCATCGGCTATAGCGAACTGGTGACCCGGCTGGTGACGCTGGCGCTGGAGGAACGCTGA
- the hemA gene encoding glutamyl-tRNA reductase, with amino-acid sequence MTLSCPTAKQFLDLSGTLPPAPLDFIVVGLNHHTAPVEVRERAAVRGGEEEALYSHLSRHAQEVMLLATCNRTEVYLAGLEGDPVAAFEGAWGHALADHLYVYRGEAAVAHLYRVAAGLDSLVIGETQIQGQVKRAWQSAHSRGLSSKVLNKVAQGALAAGKRVRFETGMSDKVVSVSSAAVELAQAALGTLEGRTALILGAGETAELTLTHLRAAGVEDVIVVNRTVERARQLAEKLGGQACAHEYLHEVLPQADVVIASSAAPHYVLHGEGVQAALAGRPEREMFLIDISVPRILDPDIAQVTGAHLLNLDDLTDIVTRNLQSRRDALPHAQAIIRESAADLQRWHLTREAQLGRRALATACD; translated from the coding sequence ATGACCCTTTCCTGCCCTACGGCGAAACAGTTCCTTGATCTGTCTGGTACGTTGCCGCCTGCTCCGCTTGACTTCATCGTGGTGGGGCTCAACCACCACACTGCTCCGGTTGAGGTCCGTGAGCGAGCCGCTGTCCGGGGTGGTGAAGAAGAGGCGCTGTACTCACACCTGTCACGTCATGCGCAGGAAGTGATGCTGCTGGCCACCTGTAACCGTACCGAGGTCTATCTGGCCGGTCTGGAAGGTGACCCGGTCGCGGCCTTCGAGGGAGCGTGGGGTCACGCACTGGCGGATCACCTGTATGTTTACCGCGGCGAGGCGGCTGTGGCTCACCTGTACCGGGTCGCAGCGGGCCTGGACAGCCTGGTGATTGGGGAGACCCAGATTCAGGGACAGGTGAAGCGGGCCTGGCAAAGTGCCCACAGCCGTGGGCTGAGCAGCAAGGTGCTGAACAAGGTTGCGCAGGGTGCCCTGGCAGCTGGGAAGCGCGTGCGCTTTGAAACCGGCATGAGTGACAAGGTGGTCAGTGTCTCCAGTGCTGCTGTGGAACTGGCGCAGGCAGCCCTTGGAACGCTGGAAGGGCGGACAGCCCTGATCCTGGGTGCCGGCGAGACGGCCGAACTGACCCTGACGCATTTACGTGCGGCGGGCGTGGAAGACGTGATCGTGGTCAACCGTACCGTAGAGCGCGCCCGGCAGCTGGCCGAGAAGCTTGGTGGACAGGCCTGCGCCCACGAATACCTGCACGAGGTTCTGCCCCAGGCTGACGTGGTGATTGCCTCCAGTGCTGCGCCCCACTACGTCCTGCATGGCGAGGGCGTCCAGGCTGCCCTGGCTGGCCGTCCCGAGCGCGAGATGTTCCTGATTGACATCAGTGTGCCGCGCATTCTGGACCCTGACATCGCTCAGGTGACTGGTGCGCACCTCCTGAACCTGGACGACCTGACTGACATCGTGACTCGTAACCTGCAGAGCCGGCGTGACGCCCTACCACACGCTCAGGCCATTATCCGGGAGTCGGCCGCTGACCTGCAGCGCTGGCACCTGACCCGCGAGGCGCAGCTGGGGCGCCGGGCCCTGGCCACCGCCTGCGACTGA
- a CDS encoding HD domain-containing phosphohydrolase: protein MHARDIERENAGLRALLDLGAQLLGAHTLREVEAVLTSVALRLMHSRYVYFLSVTPMQDALIVTHSAGESDPPLGFRVPRGQGLTWQAALNGREVLMVAREQIPPTAVRTPGAPDQHLLFAPLYTSHNELLGVLALGRVEPPFSTQERELLLAFAHAGTVALERAREAQKAAEAQENTLLVLGLAMEARDYETQGHTRRTVKLSQQLGRALELPKAALDDLRQGAYLHDLGKLNIPDRVLLKPGPLDENEWALMRQHTVTGENLARRVPGVTSGALSVIRSHHERWDGRGYPDGLQSENIPLLARLFALVDVFDALTHDRPYHAAIPAAEALELLRAGEGTQFDPALLQTFLSVLSEEGTGPQA, encoded by the coding sequence ATGCACGCCAGGGACATCGAGCGTGAGAACGCGGGACTCCGCGCGCTGCTGGACCTGGGCGCGCAGCTGCTGGGCGCCCACACCCTGCGTGAGGTCGAGGCTGTTCTGACCTCTGTTGCCCTGCGCCTGATGCACAGCCGGTACGTGTATTTTCTGAGCGTCACGCCCATGCAGGACGCCCTGATAGTGACCCACTCGGCAGGGGAATCAGACCCGCCTCTGGGCTTCCGGGTGCCGCGTGGCCAGGGGCTCACCTGGCAGGCTGCACTGAACGGACGTGAAGTGCTGATGGTGGCCAGAGAGCAGATCCCACCGACAGCGGTCCGGACCCCCGGAGCTCCGGACCAGCATCTGTTGTTTGCGCCACTGTACACGTCTCACAATGAACTGCTGGGTGTACTCGCTCTGGGGCGCGTAGAGCCTCCGTTCAGCACGCAGGAGCGCGAACTGCTGCTGGCGTTCGCTCACGCGGGCACCGTGGCTCTCGAACGCGCCCGTGAGGCTCAGAAAGCGGCGGAGGCGCAGGAAAATACGTTGTTGGTGCTAGGTCTGGCCATGGAGGCACGGGATTACGAAACCCAGGGCCATACCCGGCGGACTGTAAAGCTTTCACAGCAGCTTGGCCGTGCCCTGGAGCTGCCTAAAGCCGCCCTGGATGATCTCCGTCAGGGAGCCTATCTGCATGATCTGGGCAAGCTGAATATCCCTGACCGCGTGCTGCTCAAGCCAGGACCTCTCGACGAGAACGAATGGGCATTGATGCGGCAGCACACTGTCACTGGCGAGAATCTGGCCCGGCGGGTGCCTGGGGTCACGTCCGGCGCCCTGAGTGTGATCCGCTCGCACCACGAGCGCTGGGACGGACGCGGCTATCCGGACGGGCTGCAGAGCGAGAACATTCCCTTGCTGGCCCGTCTGTTTGCCCTGGTGGACGTGTTCGATGCCCTGACGCATGACCGGCCGTATCACGCGGCCATTCCGGCTGCCGAGGCCCTGGAGCTGCTGCGCGCTGGAGAAGGCACTCAGTTTGATCCAGCACTCCTGCAGACCTTTCTTTCCGTTCTGAGCGAGGAAGGTACGGGGCCCCAGGCCTGA
- a CDS encoding YgfZ/GcvT domain-containing protein, with protein MWTFLPSSSLRITGADRVDFVHGQMTGDLRGAPTPGLVPCAFLNVRGQIEQFARAYRREQDIYLHLDAGQAPGLAARLKRYIIFDQVEVEDVTDTLRTVHVWDQAVPGWLTDGPAAQSLDLGGAVTLAGRVNRSGTSGVDLHYLARQEEDVLNALGGQEAPLDELETARVRAGIPDIVRDGFTGVLPQEVGLDLGGPLPAISYRKGCYVGQEIMARLEARGNTRYHLARLSGTDLPDHAEVTAEGKVVGQSGHFAGGLSLARLRKELPEGAQVQVGGHLATVQLLTLAAP; from the coding sequence ATGTGGACCTTTTTGCCTTCATCCAGCCTGCGCATTACAGGCGCTGACCGTGTGGATTTTGTACACGGCCAGATGACCGGTGATCTGCGCGGCGCACCTACTCCGGGTCTGGTGCCCTGCGCCTTTCTCAACGTGCGGGGCCAGATCGAGCAGTTTGCCCGCGCTTACCGCCGTGAGCAGGACATCTACCTGCACCTGGATGCCGGTCAGGCCCCAGGGCTGGCAGCCCGGCTCAAGCGTTACATCATCTTCGATCAGGTAGAAGTCGAGGACGTGACGGACACCCTGCGGACTGTCCACGTCTGGGATCAGGCTGTTCCGGGCTGGCTGACCGACGGACCGGCGGCCCAGAGCCTCGACCTTGGGGGGGCCGTCACCCTGGCTGGGCGGGTCAACCGCAGCGGTACATCCGGCGTAGACCTGCACTATCTCGCGCGGCAGGAAGAAGATGTTCTGAACGCGCTGGGCGGCCAGGAAGCACCCCTCGATGAACTGGAAACGGCGCGGGTGCGTGCCGGCATTCCGGATATCGTCCGGGACGGCTTTACAGGGGTGCTGCCGCAGGAGGTCGGGCTGGATCTGGGCGGGCCACTGCCCGCCATCAGCTACCGCAAGGGCTGCTACGTAGGCCAGGAGATTATGGCCCGCCTGGAAGCGCGTGGAAATACCCGCTATCACCTGGCTCGCCTGTCGGGCACAGATCTGCCTGATCATGCTGAGGTCACCGCTGAGGGTAAGGTGGTCGGGCAATCCGGTCACTTTGCCGGGGGCCTCAGTCTGGCCCGACTGCGCAAGGAACTGCCGGAGGGTGCACAGGTGCAGGTAGGGGGGCATCTGGCGACAGTTCAGCTGCTGACCCTGGCTGCCCCTTGA
- a CDS encoding ABC transporter substrate-binding protein: MKKIAILSTLLVTSMAFAVAPKDTLVIQRSADIPTMDPGVTYDTASAEVVDQMYETLLTYSGSSLTKLEPLLATKWAISNGGKTYTFDLRKNVKFHSGATMTCADAEYTFERNLVTNSAESGNWFIAESLTGVQGNANDEKSVTWAVIDKAVECNNAGQLVFNLPKVDPAFLAKLAYTGQAIIEKKYTTGLGEWSGTEKDWKEWVGKDLTGSNLSKKPNGTGPYEFVRADANTFLATAFDGYWGKKPAIKNVISQKVPELAARQQAFLRGDADFIDGGGRSVDEAQIKGKPGVTWIDNLPNTTATAIFMNEKINPSGGLLGSGKLDGKGIPSNFFTDVNVRRGFSYAFNYQQYIEDVQKGKGKQRTMLLPDIFPGYDPKVKTYTYAPAKATAALKKAFGGQVWKNGFTLTANYRANSVPAQTAMEILKRNIEALNPKFKVILQPKQWSEMLAASKKGEEAMMLMGWAPDYADPDNFMYTFYASDGYYSPRANWKDASVDKWLKQARSTVNTAQRNRLYSLVGNRAYEQAPFILIPGGIDYTFFRSNIKGITAQNYNPMISTRWADLSKS, from the coding sequence ATGAAGAAAATCGCGATCCTCAGTACTCTGCTCGTGACCAGCATGGCGTTTGCCGTTGCCCCCAAGGACACCTTGGTGATCCAGCGCAGCGCAGACATCCCCACCATGGATCCCGGCGTGACATATGACACGGCTTCGGCCGAGGTCGTTGACCAGATGTACGAGACGCTGCTGACCTACAGCGGCAGCAGCCTTACCAAGCTCGAGCCCCTGCTGGCCACCAAGTGGGCCATCAGCAACGGCGGAAAGACCTACACCTTCGACCTGCGCAAGAACGTCAAGTTCCACAGTGGCGCCACCATGACCTGCGCCGACGCGGAATACACCTTTGAGCGCAACCTGGTGACCAACAGCGCCGAATCCGGCAACTGGTTTATCGCCGAAAGCCTGACCGGCGTCCAGGGCAACGCCAACGACGAGAAGAGCGTGACCTGGGCCGTGATCGACAAGGCTGTGGAGTGCAACAACGCTGGTCAGCTGGTGTTCAACCTGCCCAAGGTTGACCCCGCGTTCCTGGCCAAGCTGGCCTACACCGGCCAGGCCATCATTGAGAAGAAGTACACCACCGGCCTGGGCGAGTGGAGCGGCACCGAGAAGGACTGGAAGGAATGGGTCGGTAAAGACCTGACCGGCAGCAACCTGAGCAAGAAGCCCAACGGAACCGGCCCCTACGAGTTCGTGCGCGCTGACGCCAACACTTTCCTGGCCACCGCTTTCGATGGCTACTGGGGCAAGAAGCCAGCCATCAAGAACGTCATCAGCCAGAAGGTGCCTGAGCTGGCAGCCCGTCAGCAGGCCTTCCTGCGTGGCGACGCCGACTTCATTGACGGCGGTGGCCGCAGTGTCGACGAGGCCCAGATCAAGGGCAAGCCTGGCGTGACCTGGATCGACAACCTCCCCAACACCACTGCCACTGCCATCTTCATGAACGAGAAGATCAACCCCAGTGGCGGTCTGCTGGGCAGCGGCAAACTGGACGGCAAAGGCATTCCGTCAAACTTCTTCACCGACGTGAACGTGCGCCGTGGATTCTCCTACGCTTTCAACTACCAGCAGTACATCGAAGACGTGCAGAAGGGCAAAGGCAAACAGCGCACCATGCTGCTGCCCGATATCTTCCCTGGGTACGACCCCAAGGTGAAGACCTACACCTACGCTCCCGCTAAGGCTACGGCAGCCTTGAAGAAGGCTTTCGGGGGCCAGGTCTGGAAGAACGGCTTTACCCTCACGGCAAACTACCGCGCCAACAGCGTGCCCGCTCAGACCGCGATGGAAATTCTGAAGCGCAACATTGAAGCCCTGAACCCCAAGTTCAAGGTCATCCTGCAGCCCAAGCAGTGGAGCGAAATGCTCGCCGCCTCCAAGAAGGGCGAGGAAGCCATGATGCTGATGGGCTGGGCACCTGACTACGCCGACCCTGACAACTTCATGTACACCTTCTATGCCTCGGACGGCTACTACAGCCCCCGCGCCAACTGGAAGGACGCCAGCGTGGACAAGTGGCTCAAGCAGGCCCGCAGCACGGTCAACACCGCGCAGCGTAACCGCCTCTACAGCCTGGTCGGCAACCGTGCTTACGAGCAGGCTCCGTTCATCCTGATCCCCGGCGGCATCGACTACACCTTCTTCCGCAGCAACATCAAGGGCATTACTGCCCAGAACTACAACCCTATGATCTCCACGCGTTGGGCTGACCTCAGCAAGAGCTGA
- a CDS encoding extracellular solute-binding protein, whose amino-acid sequence MIRTVTALTALLVAGTSFAQTKGTLTIYSGRAKTFVEPIVQQFERQTGIKVNVRYGTDAQLVAALREEGNRSPADIYWGNSVGALGELASEGRFSKLGTALTRTVSDDYLPDDRSWLPTTVRFRVLAYNTSKIKPDQLPDSVLDLPKMTSLKGRIGWTVSYPSFQDFLAAMIAKHGEATTRQWIEGMKALAPKDYKTSNVGMLEAMRAGEIDVALTNHYYIQRVNRLSYPIDTFFFKNGDIGNLGNATGAAVLKSAKNRSNANRFLSTLTSKDAQNFFLSVNFEYPVIASTLQPTTMLPYSDVVKRSPRIDPTVLPKNIEKAQKLLRDAGLL is encoded by the coding sequence ATGATCCGCACTGTGACCGCCCTTACCGCTCTCCTCGTGGCAGGCACTTCCTTTGCTCAGACCAAGGGAACGCTGACCATCTACTCAGGCCGTGCCAAAACCTTTGTCGAACCAATCGTCCAGCAGTTCGAGCGCCAGACCGGCATCAAGGTGAACGTCCGTTATGGCACCGATGCTCAGCTGGTCGCTGCCCTTCGTGAGGAAGGCAACCGTAGCCCGGCCGACATCTACTGGGGCAACAGTGTGGGTGCACTGGGTGAACTGGCGTCTGAGGGCCGGTTCAGCAAGCTGGGCACCGCCCTGACCCGCACGGTCAGTGACGACTACCTGCCGGACGACCGCAGCTGGCTGCCAACCACCGTGCGCTTCCGGGTCCTGGCGTACAACACCAGCAAGATCAAACCTGATCAGCTGCCTGACAGCGTGCTTGACCTGCCCAAGATGACCAGCCTGAAAGGCCGCATCGGCTGGACGGTCAGCTACCCCAGCTTCCAGGACTTCCTGGCCGCCATGATTGCCAAGCATGGCGAGGCAACCACCCGCCAGTGGATCGAGGGTATGAAGGCGCTGGCTCCGAAGGACTACAAGACCAGCAACGTGGGTATGCTCGAAGCCATGCGCGCTGGCGAGATCGATGTGGCGCTGACGAACCACTATTACATCCAGCGGGTCAACCGCCTGAGCTACCCGATCGATACCTTCTTCTTCAAGAATGGTGATATCGGGAACCTGGGCAACGCGACCGGCGCTGCGGTGCTCAAGTCGGCCAAGAACCGTTCGAACGCCAACCGTTTCCTGAGCACCCTGACAAGCAAGGATGCCCAGAACTTCTTCCTGAGCGTCAACTTTGAATATCCCGTGATCGCCTCGACGCTGCAGCCCACCACCATGCTGCCTTACAGCGACGTGGTCAAGCGCAGCCCGCGCATTGATCCCACCGTATTGCCCAAGAACATCGAGAAGGCGCAGAAGCTGCTGCGCGATGCCGGCCTGCTCTGA
- a CDS encoding precorrin-2 dehydrogenase/sirohydrochlorin ferrochelatase family protein, with protein MSLLAAFLNLSGQPAVVAGGGRVALRRTQTLLEAGLQVTVVAPQVHPEFSVLPVTVVQRSCEPADLKDAQVVVAATNDPAVNDRLCAAAHQQGALVNHAGDAALSTLRFPAVISSGDLQVAVSTGRELPMLAQALGERISALLPDSTTVEQWSRQREEALRETGPGRELALQTLRKDIRTTMGVPA; from the coding sequence ATGAGTCTGCTTGCTGCCTTCCTTAACCTGAGCGGTCAGCCGGCCGTTGTGGCGGGTGGTGGCCGGGTAGCGCTGCGCCGCACCCAGACACTGCTGGAAGCCGGGTTGCAGGTGACAGTGGTGGCTCCGCAGGTTCACCCTGAATTCTCTGTTCTGCCCGTGACTGTTGTCCAGCGCTCCTGTGAGCCCGCTGACCTGAAAGATGCGCAGGTGGTCGTGGCCGCCACAAACGACCCGGCCGTGAATGACAGGCTCTGTGCTGCGGCCCATCAGCAGGGCGCCCTGGTCAATCATGCGGGCGACGCTGCACTCAGCACGCTGAGATTCCCGGCGGTCATATCGAGCGGCGACCTTCAGGTGGCGGTCAGCACCGGGCGTGAGCTGCCGATGCTCGCCCAGGCTCTGGGTGAAAGAATCTCCGCGCTGCTGCCTGACAGCACCACTGTGGAGCAGTGGTCCAGGCAGCGTGAGGAGGCCCTGCGGGAGACGGGCCCTGGACGTGAGCTGGCCCTGCAGACCCTGCGCAAAGACATCCGGACCACAATGGGAGTCCCAGCATGA
- a CDS encoding ABC transporter permease — MLNFIVRRLIQIPVVMLVLSLMVVGLTQMLTPEQRAAPYIRSEQQAARLEQIIEERGLRDPFPVQYSRWFVKTISGDLGFSKASGKDVLDTIRERLPATIELTIITAIPILLLSIWLGTLSALHKDKLIDQVLRVMTIIAYSLPTFVLGILMLAIFYAYLGWLPGAGQLSIVNQFAIGDLRRYTGMLSVDAMLNGRWDIAWDVIRHMLLPAATLTIVSSASIIKVMRNNMLEALTSDYVRTARAKGLSPRIVNNKHARRNALLSIVTLGGFLIIGLLGGSLITETIFAFPGIGQWVVQAALQIDLAAVLGFALLSALIVVVVSTLVDILYGVIDPRVRFD, encoded by the coding sequence ATGCTCAATTTCATCGTCAGGCGACTGATCCAGATTCCGGTGGTGATGCTCGTCCTTTCTCTGATGGTCGTCGGGCTCACGCAGATGCTCACCCCCGAACAGCGCGCCGCGCCATACATCCGCAGTGAACAGCAGGCCGCCCGCCTCGAACAGATCATCGAAGAACGTGGTCTGCGTGACCCGTTTCCAGTTCAGTACAGCCGGTGGTTTGTCAAGACAATCAGCGGTGACCTGGGCTTTTCGAAAGCCAGCGGCAAGGATGTGCTTGACACCATCCGCGAAAGGCTGCCCGCCACGATTGAACTGACCATCATTACGGCTATCCCTATTCTGCTCCTAAGTATCTGGTTGGGGACCCTCAGTGCTCTACACAAGGACAAGCTGATTGATCAGGTGTTGCGGGTAATGACCATCATTGCCTACAGCCTGCCCACGTTTGTGCTGGGTATCCTGATGCTTGCCATTTTCTATGCCTATCTCGGCTGGTTGCCTGGAGCTGGACAGCTCAGCATTGTCAACCAGTTTGCGATTGGAGATCTCAGACGCTACACAGGCATGCTCTCTGTCGACGCCATGCTCAACGGACGCTGGGACATAGCCTGGGATGTCATCCGTCACATGCTGCTGCCTGCGGCGACGCTGACCATCGTGTCCAGCGCCAGCATCATCAAGGTGATGCGCAACAACATGCTTGAAGCCCTGACGAGTGACTACGTTCGTACTGCGCGGGCCAAGGGTCTGTCGCCGCGGATCGTGAACAACAAGCACGCTCGCCGCAACGCACTGCTGAGCATCGTCACGCTGGGTGGTTTCCTCATTATTGGCCTCCTGGGCGGGTCGTTGATCACCGAGACCATCTTCGCCTTCCCAGGTATCGGCCAGTGGGTGGTACAGGCAGCGCTGCAGATCGATCTGGCGGCTGTACTTGGCTTTGCCCTGCTTTCAGCACTGATTGTGGTTGTGGTCAGTACCCTGGTGGACATTTTGTACGGCGTGATCGATCCTCGCGTGAGGTTTGACTGA